GTCAGGGGGATTTATAATCAAAAGAAAATAGAATTTCATTCCTAATTATTCATAAAAGGAAAATGAAAAAAGATATCGACTTCTCTCCCGTGACGGGTGTAAAACTAGCTATCGCAAAAGAAGAAAAAGCAACCGGAACAGAGTGGGCCGTGTACATCATCAACCTCAATCTCATCGAATTGAGCACCGTGATGATCACCTCCAAAGGCTATGGTGTTTTGGACGGGGAGAAAAGACAAACCTCTACCCTCCGACACATGATCGAAGAGCTAGGGGCTGAGTCCATCGCCAAAGTAGAGCCTATTGATCCGGCGGTATTTTCGCTCACCAATGAATTTTGGGTGAGCTATTACATCCTCGATCAGATTTTTGACAAAAAGTTTATCTTTACTCCTGGCAGTTTTGACCCTGTCAACCTCCGGATGATCCCGGAATTGGGATTGGAGGGAATCCTTCACAGTTAATCCTTGATGTTATGGCAGATTTTTTAGAACAGCTCAGCGACATTTTGTTTTTGGATATTGAGACCGCTTCCCAAATGGAACATTTTGATGAAGTGGATTCCCGACTGCAGCCAGAATGGCTCAAAAAAGAAAAGCTGATTCGAAGTGAAAATCCCAATCCCGAACCTGGTTCTTTATATTTTGACCGTGCAGGAATCCATGCCGAATTTGGACAGGTTATCTGCGTGGGAGTTGGGTTTTTCCAGACTAAAAAGAAGGATAAAAAAATCTATTTCCGGTCAAAGGTTTTTGCACATGAGGAAGAGCGGGAACTTTTATTGGAGTTTAAAGCCTTGTTAGAGAAGAAAAAATGGATTCTTTGCGCCCACAACGGCAAAGAGTTTGATTTCCCCTACCTCTGCAGGCGTATGTTGATCAACGGGATTTCACTTCCCGAACCCCTACAAATTGCCGGTAAAAAACCCTGGGAAGTCCGACACCTGGACACCATGGAGCTTTGGCGGTTTGGAGACTATAAATACTACACCCGATTGGAACTCTTGGCTGCGGTGTTTGGAATCCCAAGCTCCAAGGATGGAATAGATGGAAGTGAGGTCAACGCCACCTATCATCTGAAAAAAGACCTAGAAAAAATAAAAAAATACTGTCAACGTGACGTGGAAGTAACTGCTAGAATTTACATGGCGATGCATCCACAACTGGACGATTTGGAAATCGAAATCGTGTCCTCAGAAGATTCAAAAAAAGATCACAAAGATTGATGCCATTAGGCATGCATTTCTTTTTACCTTAAGAAAAAAATACCCCTCATGGGAAGAAAATCAGATAGAAAACATTCCAAAAAA
Above is a window of Algoriphagus sanaruensis DNA encoding:
- a CDS encoding 3'-5' exonuclease; the encoded protein is MADFLEQLSDILFLDIETASQMEHFDEVDSRLQPEWLKKEKLIRSENPNPEPGSLYFDRAGIHAEFGQVICVGVGFFQTKKKDKKIYFRSKVFAHEEERELLLEFKALLEKKKWILCAHNGKEFDFPYLCRRMLINGISLPEPLQIAGKKPWEVRHLDTMELWRFGDYKYYTRLELLAAVFGIPSSKDGIDGSEVNATYHLKKDLEKIKKYCQRDVEVTARIYMAMHPQLDDLEIEIVSSEDSKKDHKD